One part of the Burkholderia latens genome encodes these proteins:
- a CDS encoding DUF1348 family protein translates to MKDLNLVRPPLPPFSLETAIEKVRRAEDGWNTRNPELVSLAYSVDSVWRNRAEFATGRPAIVALLTRKWQRELDYRLIKELWAYGGNRIAVRFAYEWRDDAQNWYRSYGNENWEFGDDGLMHHRHACINDLPIAEADRKFFWPLGRRPDDHPGLGDLGL, encoded by the coding sequence ATGAAAGACCTCAACTTAGTTCGCCCGCCGCTTCCGCCGTTTTCGCTGGAGACGGCAATCGAAAAAGTGCGGCGCGCCGAAGACGGGTGGAACACGCGCAATCCGGAGCTGGTTTCGCTCGCGTACAGCGTCGACAGCGTGTGGCGCAACCGCGCCGAATTCGCAACCGGCCGCCCGGCGATCGTCGCGCTGCTCACACGCAAGTGGCAGCGCGAACTCGACTACCGGCTCATCAAGGAGTTGTGGGCATACGGCGGCAACCGGATCGCCGTGCGCTTCGCCTACGAGTGGCGCGACGACGCGCAGAACTGGTATCGGTCGTACGGCAACGAGAACTGGGAATTCGGTGACGATGGCCTCATGCATCACCGCCATGCGTGCATCAACGATCTGCCGATCGCCGAGGCCGACCGGAAGTTCTTCTGGCCGCTCGGGCGCAGGCCCGACGATCATCCCGGCCTGGGCGATCTCGGCCTGTAG
- a CDS encoding glutathione S-transferase family protein: MKLYVHPLSGHSHRARLLISLLGIEHELIEVDLAAGAHKSPEFLALNRFGQVPVLVHGDTVIADSNAILVYLARTSGNSDYLPQSPVQEAAVQRWLSVAAGEIAFGPAAARLITVFGAKFNADEVIARAHRILALIDAELAGRDFIVGPKPTIADVALYGYVARAPEGNVDLSGYTNVAAWLRRIEALPGFVEFVKTPVGLAAAA; the protein is encoded by the coding sequence ATGAAGCTCTACGTTCACCCGCTTTCCGGTCATTCGCACCGCGCCCGCCTGCTCATCTCGCTGCTCGGCATCGAGCACGAACTGATCGAAGTCGACCTCGCCGCCGGCGCGCACAAGTCGCCTGAATTTCTGGCGCTGAACCGCTTCGGCCAGGTGCCGGTGCTGGTCCACGGGGATACCGTGATCGCCGATTCGAATGCCATCCTCGTGTATCTCGCGCGCACCTCGGGCAACAGCGACTACCTCCCGCAATCGCCCGTGCAGGAAGCCGCCGTGCAGCGCTGGTTGTCCGTCGCGGCCGGCGAGATCGCATTCGGCCCGGCCGCCGCGCGGCTCATCACGGTCTTCGGTGCGAAGTTCAACGCCGACGAAGTGATTGCCCGTGCGCATCGCATCCTCGCGCTCATCGACGCCGAACTCGCGGGGCGCGACTTCATCGTCGGGCCGAAGCCGACCATCGCCGACGTCGCGTTGTATGGCTACGTTGCACGCGCGCCCGAAGGCAATGTGGACCTGTCCGGCTATACGAACGTCGCGGCGTGGCTGCGCCGCATCGAAGCGTTGCCGGGCTTCGTCGAGTTCGTGAAGACGCCGGTCGGGCTCGCGGCCGCTGCGTGA
- a CDS encoding pyridoxamine 5'-phosphate oxidase family protein, which produces MSTVSNEANSPWHRGELELQEKTGVMQKMDSVGRRFVRNHMPDQHRAFFAQLPFVVVGAVADDGDAWATFAFGQPGFMQSPNDKRLRIDTVFDPNDPAAGGTHDGAAIGLLGIELHTRRRNRLNGMIRRGETRAFDLDVVQSFGNCPQYIQLRDFAFVREPDTFSAIAPEESDRLDDRAGAIIAAADTLFVASYVGDGAERQVDVSHRGGKAGFVRIGDDGVLTIPDFAGNLFFATLGNFLVNSRAGIVFADFETGDVLQMTGEAEVDLDSPEIAAFQGAERLWRFKPRRVVYRAGAMPLRWTFRAEGWSPNSLMTGSWDEAASRLSAAKLARAWRPFRVAKITDESTLIRSFQLEPEDGAGLVPHLAGQHVPIRVHLPEGGDPLIRTYTLSSAPSDRVYRISVKREGRVSSHLHDGVRVGDRIDVRAPAGQFTIDALERRPAVLLAAGVGVTPMLAMLRHIVYEGARKRGTRKTWFFHAARSLKERAFGDEIGQLELAANGAVNVVRVLSDATGAREGDEFDVAGRIDANLLRATLPFDDYDFYLCGPSGFMQAVYDGLRDLNVADHRIHAESFGPSGLRRRADAGASTPLRAPADMPTPVAFVKSGKEARWQPGSGSLLDLAEARGLTPEYGCRGGSCGTCRTRIVEGAVTYTVAPEFKVADDEALICCAVPAHRESGGGDRLLIDV; this is translated from the coding sequence GTGAGCACGGTATCGAATGAAGCGAACTCGCCCTGGCATCGGGGCGAACTCGAGCTGCAGGAAAAGACAGGCGTGATGCAGAAGATGGACAGTGTGGGACGACGCTTCGTCAGGAACCACATGCCCGACCAACATCGCGCGTTCTTCGCGCAGTTACCTTTCGTCGTCGTCGGTGCGGTGGCCGACGACGGCGATGCGTGGGCGACGTTCGCATTCGGGCAGCCCGGCTTCATGCAGTCACCGAACGACAAACGCCTGCGCATCGACACCGTATTCGATCCGAACGATCCGGCTGCCGGCGGCACGCACGACGGCGCGGCGATCGGCCTGCTCGGCATCGAACTGCATACGCGGCGTCGCAATCGCCTGAACGGCATGATCCGTCGCGGCGAGACGCGCGCATTCGATCTCGACGTCGTGCAGAGCTTCGGCAACTGCCCGCAATACATCCAGTTGCGCGATTTCGCGTTCGTACGCGAACCCGATACGTTCTCCGCGATCGCACCGGAGGAAAGCGATCGTCTCGACGATCGCGCCGGCGCGATCATCGCGGCTGCCGACACGCTGTTCGTGGCGTCCTACGTCGGCGACGGCGCCGAGCGTCAGGTCGACGTTTCGCATCGCGGCGGCAAGGCGGGGTTCGTGCGCATCGGCGACGACGGCGTGCTGACGATTCCGGATTTCGCCGGCAACCTGTTTTTCGCGACGCTCGGTAACTTCCTGGTCAATTCGCGCGCGGGCATCGTGTTCGCCGACTTCGAAACGGGCGACGTGTTGCAGATGACCGGCGAAGCCGAAGTCGACCTCGATTCGCCGGAGATCGCCGCTTTTCAGGGCGCGGAGCGACTGTGGCGCTTCAAGCCGCGACGCGTCGTTTATCGTGCCGGCGCAATGCCGTTGCGCTGGACGTTCCGGGCGGAAGGCTGGTCGCCCAACTCGCTGATGACAGGGAGCTGGGACGAGGCCGCGAGTCGCTTGAGCGCGGCCAAACTGGCACGGGCGTGGCGTCCGTTCAGGGTCGCAAAAATCACCGACGAGAGCACGCTGATTCGCTCGTTCCAGCTCGAACCCGAGGACGGCGCCGGGCTGGTGCCGCACCTGGCGGGTCAGCACGTGCCGATTCGCGTGCACCTGCCGGAAGGCGGCGATCCGCTCATCCGCACCTATACGTTGTCGAGCGCGCCGTCGGACCGCGTGTATCGCATCAGCGTCAAGCGGGAAGGGCGCGTGTCGTCGCATCTGCATGACGGGGTGCGGGTCGGCGACCGCATCGACGTCCGGGCGCCCGCCGGGCAATTCACGATCGATGCACTCGAGCGCCGGCCTGCCGTGTTGCTGGCGGCCGGTGTCGGGGTGACGCCGATGCTGGCGATGTTGCGTCACATTGTCTACGAAGGCGCGCGCAAGCGCGGCACGCGCAAGACCTGGTTCTTTCACGCCGCACGCTCCCTGAAGGAGCGTGCGTTCGGCGACGAGATCGGCCAGCTCGAGTTGGCCGCGAACGGTGCGGTGAACGTGGTGCGCGTCCTGTCGGACGCGACCGGCGCGCGCGAAGGCGACGAGTTCGACGTCGCGGGCCGCATCGATGCGAACCTGCTGCGTGCCACGCTGCCGTTCGACGACTACGACTTCTATCTGTGCGGACCGTCGGGCTTCATGCAAGCGGTCTATGACGGGCTTCGCGACCTGAACGTGGCGGACCACCGAATCCACGCGGAGTCGTTCGGCCCTTCCGGGCTCAGGCGTCGAGCCGATGCGGGCGCGAGTACCCCGCTGCGTGCGCCGGCGGATATGCCGACACCTGTCGCGTTCGTCAAGTCGGGCAAGGAAGCGCGCTGGCAACCGGGCAGCGGCTCGCTGCTGGACCTGGCCGAGGCGCGCGGCCTGACGCCCGAATACGGGTGCCGCGGAGGCAGTTGCGGCACGTGCCGCACCCGGATCGTCGAAGGCGCGGTGACGTATACGGTCGCGCCGGAATTCAAGGTAGCGGACGACGAAGCGCTGATCTGCTGCGCGGTGCCTGCGCATCGCGAATCGGGCGGCGGCGACCGTCTGCTGATCGACGTGTAA
- a CDS encoding LysR family transcriptional regulator, producing MDRLQAMTTFVTVVETEGFASAARKLNVSPSVISRVMTELEEYLGVRLLTRTTRVVRITDAGASFYEDCRRILADIDAAELSATGTGNAPRGQLTVTAPVLFGKSYVTPIALEYLEQHPFVNLNCWFLDRVVNLVDEGADVAVRIGELPNSSLQAISVGKVRRVLCASPAYLDAHGTPQHPDDLAAHVTIQATGITPAPEWRFRVRDKALAVPIQPRLLTTTNDSAIAAATAGLGIVRLLSYQVVDELAQGALRVLLAEHELAPLPVHVVHREGRYANRKARAFIDLCVEKLRAQAPMWSA from the coding sequence ATGGACAGGCTCCAGGCCATGACCACCTTCGTCACGGTGGTCGAGACGGAAGGGTTCGCATCGGCGGCGCGCAAGCTGAACGTATCGCCGTCGGTGATTAGCCGCGTGATGACGGAACTCGAGGAATATCTCGGCGTGCGGCTGTTGACGCGGACGACGCGCGTGGTCCGCATCACCGATGCGGGCGCGTCGTTTTACGAAGACTGCCGGCGCATTCTGGCGGACATCGACGCGGCCGAGCTTTCCGCCACCGGCACCGGCAATGCGCCACGCGGCCAGCTCACCGTCACGGCGCCCGTGCTGTTCGGCAAGAGCTACGTGACGCCGATCGCGCTCGAGTATCTGGAGCAGCATCCTTTCGTCAATCTCAACTGCTGGTTTCTGGACCGTGTCGTGAATCTCGTCGATGAGGGCGCCGACGTGGCCGTGCGCATCGGCGAGCTGCCGAACTCGTCGCTGCAGGCGATCTCAGTCGGCAAGGTACGCCGCGTGCTGTGCGCGTCTCCCGCTTATCTGGACGCGCACGGCACGCCGCAGCATCCGGATGATCTCGCGGCTCACGTCACGATTCAGGCGACGGGCATCACGCCGGCCCCCGAATGGCGCTTCCGCGTGCGGGACAAGGCGCTCGCCGTCCCTATCCAGCCACGCCTGCTGACCACGACGAACGATTCCGCGATCGCCGCGGCAACGGCCGGTCTCGGCATCGTGCGCCTGCTGTCCTATCAGGTGGTCGACGAACTCGCGCAAGGCGCGCTGCGCGTGCTCCTGGCCGAGCACGAACTTGCCCCGCTTCCGGTTCACGTCGTGCATCGCGAGGGCAGGTACGCTAACCGGAAAGCGCGCGCGTTCATCGATCTCTGCGTCGAAAAGCTGAGAGCCCAGGCGCCGATGTGGTCTGCATAG